From Camelus bactrianus isolate YW-2024 breed Bactrian camel chromosome 16, ASM4877302v1, whole genome shotgun sequence, the proteins below share one genomic window:
- the TRAPPC1 gene encoding trafficking protein particle complex subunit 1 isoform X2 yields the protein MECVCITASGTEYKLMYGMLFSIRSFVSKMSPLDMKDGFLAFQTSRYKLHYYETPTGIKVVMNTDLGVGPIRDVLHHIYSALYVELVVKNPLCPLGQTVQSELFRSRLDSYVRSLPFFSARAG from the exons ATGGAGTGTGTCTGCATTACAGCGAGTGGCACC GAATACAAGCTGATGTACGGGATGCTCTTCTCTATCCGCTCGTTTGTCAGCAAGATGTCCCCGCTAGACAT GAAGGACGGCTTCCTGGCCTTCCAAACTAGCCGTTACAAACTCCATTACTACGAGACACCCACTGGGATCAAGGTTGTCATGAATACTGACTTGGGCGTGGGACCCATCCGAGATGTGCTGCACCACATCTACAGTGCG CTGTATGTGGAACTAGTGGTGAAGAATCCCCTGTGCCCGTTGGGCCAAACTGTGCAAAGTGAGCTTTTCCGCTCTCGACTGGACTCCTACGTCCGCTCTCTGCCCTTCTTCTCTGCCCGGGCTGGCTGA
- the TRAPPC1 gene encoding trafficking protein particle complex subunit 1 isoform X1: MTVHNLYLFDRNGVCLHYSEWHRKKQAGIPKEEEYKLMYGMLFSIRSFVSKMSPLDMKDGFLAFQTSRYKLHYYETPTGIKVVMNTDLGVGPIRDVLHHIYSALYVELVVKNPLCPLGQTVQSELFRSRLDSYVRSLPFFSARAG, encoded by the exons ATGACTGTCCACAACCTGTACCTGTTTGACCGGAATGGAGTGTGTCTGCATTACAGCGAGTGGCACCGTAAGAAGCAAGCGGGGATCCCCAAGGAGGAG GAATACAAGCTGATGTACGGGATGCTCTTCTCTATCCGCTCGTTTGTCAGCAAGATGTCCCCGCTAGACAT GAAGGACGGCTTCCTGGCCTTCCAAACTAGCCGTTACAAACTCCATTACTACGAGACACCCACTGGGATCAAGGTTGTCATGAATACTGACTTGGGCGTGGGACCCATCCGAGATGTGCTGCACCACATCTACAGTGCG CTGTATGTGGAACTAGTGGTGAAGAATCCCCTGTGCCCGTTGGGCCAAACTGTGCAAAGTGAGCTTTTCCGCTCTCGACTGGACTCCTACGTCCGCTCTCTGCCCTTCTTCTCTGCCCGGGCTGGCTGA
- the KCNAB3 gene encoding voltage-gated potassium channel subunit beta-3 has protein sequence MQVSIACIEQNLRSRSSEDRLCGPRPGPGGGNGGPVGGGHGNPPGGGGSGPKARAAVVPRPPAPAGALRESTGRGTGMKYRNLGKSGLRVSCLGLGTWVTFGSQISDETAEDVLTVAYEHGVNLFDTAEVYAAGKAERTLGNILKSKSWRRSSYVITTKIFWGGQAETERGLSRKHIIEGLRGSLERLQLGYVDIVFANRSDPNSPMEEIVRAMTYVINQGLALYWGTSRWGAAEIMEAYSMARQFNLIPPVCEQAEHHLFQREKVEMQLPELYHKIGVGSVTWSPLACGLITSKYDGRVPDTCRVTIKGYQWLKDKVQSEDGKKQQAKVMDLLPIAHQLGCTVAQLAIAWCLRSEGVSSVLLGVSSAEQLIEHLGALQVLSQLTPQTVMEIDGLLGNKPHPKK, from the exons ATGCAGGTGTCTATCGCTTGTATCGAGCAGAACCTTCGCAGCCGAAGCAGTGAGGACCGTCTGTGTGGACCCCGGCCGGGCCCCGGGGGCGGTAATGGCGGGCCGGTAGGCGGGGGGCATGGGAACCCTCCGGGGGGAGGAGGGTCGGGCCCCAAGGCTCGGGCCGCAGTGGTCCCCCGACCCCCAGCACCCGCTGGGGCCCTCCGAGAGAGCACCGGCCGAGGCACTGGCATGAAATACAG GAACCTAGGAAAGTCTGGTCTTCGGGTCTCCTGTCTTGGCCTAG GTACCTGGGTCACATTTGGTTCTCAGATCTCAGATGAG ACAGCAGAGGATGTGCTGACAGTAGCCTATGAGCATGGCGTAAACCTGTTTGACACCGCCGAAGTGTACGCAGCAGGAAA GGCTGAAAGAACCCTAGGCAACATCCTCAAGAGCAAAAGTTGGAG gaGATCAAGCTATGTCATCACCACCAAGATTTTTTGGGGAGGACA GGCAGAAACTGAGCGAGGCTTGAGCCGCAAACACATCATCGAGG GCTTGCGAGGATCCTTGGAACGCCTCCAGTTGGGATATGTGGACATTGTTTTTGCCAATCGCTCAGACCCCAACAGTCCTATGGAGG AGATTGTGCGAGCCATGACCTACGTCATCAACCAGGGCCTGGCCCTATACTGGGGGACATCTCGATGGGGGGCTGCAGAAATCATG GAGGCCTACTCCATGGCCAGACAGTTCAATCTGATTCCTCCAGTGTGTGAACAAGCTGAGCATCATCTGTTTCAGAGAGAGAAGGTGGAGATGCAGCTGCCAGAGCTCTACCACAAGATTG GTGTTGGCTCAGTCACCTGGTCCCCTCTGGCCTGTGGCCTCATCACTAGCAAGTATGATGGGCGAGTCCCAGATACATGCAGGGTCACCATCAAG GGCTACCAGTGGCTCAAAGACAAAGTGCAGAGTGAAGATGGCAAGAAGCAACAAGCCAAAGTCATGGACCTTCTCCCCATCGCTCACCAGCTGGGCTGCACTGTGGCGCAGCTTGCGATTG CGTGGTGTCTCCGCAGTGAGGGTGTCAGCTCAGTCTTGCTGGGGGTGTCCAGTGCAGAGCAGCTGATAGAACACCTGGGCGCCCTACAG GTGCTGAGCCAGCTGACCCCGCAGACGGTGATGGAGATAGATGGGCTCTTGGGCAACAAACCGCATCCCAAGAAATAG
- the RNF227 gene encoding RING finger protein 227 — MQLLLRVPSLPERGELDCNICYRPFNLGVRAPRRLPGTARARCGHTLCTDCLRELAARGDGGGAAARVVRLRRVVTCPFCRALTPLPRGGVTEVAVDPDLWARLEAKSRAERKPDETGGRVREIGDADREVDEEEESEKWAGPRSAGWCAIRRLWARVLAPAHRWRRPLPSNVLYCPEIKDLAHMTRCTL, encoded by the exons ATGCAGCTCCTGTTGAGGGTGCCGTCTCTTCCAGAGCGGGGCGAGCTGGACTGCAATATCTGCTACCGGCCCTTCAACCTCGGGGTCCGCGCACCCCGCCGCCTGCCGGGGACGGCGCGCGCCCGCTGCGGCCACACGCTCTGCACCGACTGCCTGCGCGAGCTGGCGGcgcgcggcgacggcggcgggGCGGCCGCTCGCGTGGTGCGCCTGCGCCGGGTCGTCACGTGCCCCTTCTGCCGCGCGCTCACCCCGCTCCCGCGCGGCGGGGTCACGGAAGTCGCTGTCGACCCGGACTTGTGGGCCCGCTTGGAGGCAAAATCGCGGGCCGAGCGCAAACCTGATGAGACGGGTGGCCGGGTCCGGGAAATCGGCGATGCGGACAGAGAGGTCGACGAGGAAGAGGAGAGCGAGAAGTGGGCGGGGCCTAGGAGCGCGGGGTGGTGCGCGATCCGGCGGCTTTGGGCCCGGGTCCTGGCGCCCGCGCACCGCTGGCGACGCCCGCTGCCTAGCAACG tGCTGTACTGTCCGGAGATCAAGGACTTGGCCCACATGACCCGCTGCACGCTGTAA